One genomic window of Gossypium hirsutum isolate 1008001.06 chromosome D11, Gossypium_hirsutum_v2.1, whole genome shotgun sequence includes the following:
- the LOC107911412 gene encoding uncharacterized protein has translation MKNEGRSESLYDDFEPYCEWKKQNGASILDEVDILEIHLQGFKKEDVKSEMRKDGMLYISGEHPMGKNQIKRFNKKIDVSKYEIKGIEAQFEGGKLQLRLPCTYPPITFLTIGKYPNYKALILRLSHKFVKGTTSSAMALALLLLLGVFMYKYLECISIQN, from the exons ATGAAGAATGAAGGAAGGTCTGAGTCTTTGTACGATGATTTTGAACCCTACTGCGAGTGGAAAAAGCAAAACGGAGCTTCCATTCTCGACGAAGTTGATATTCTTGAAATCCACTTACAGG GATTCAAGAAGGAAGACGTGAAGAGCGAAATGAGAAAGGATGGGATGTTATATATAAGTGGAGAACATCCGATGGGGAAGAATCAAATAAAGCGATTCAACAAAAAGATTGATGTTTCCAAGTATGAAATCAAAGGAATTGAAGCGCAGTTCGAAGGTGGGAAACTTCAACTAAGGCTACCCTGTACATATCCACCTATCACCTTCCTCACCATTGGGAAGTATCCTAATTACAAAGCTCTAATTTTACGTTTAAGCCACAAATTTGTCAAGGGAACAACCAGTTCTGCAATGGCTCTTGCTCTACTGTTGCTTCTTGGGGTTTTTATGTACAAATATTTGGAGTGCATCAGTATTCAGAATTGA